The following are encoded in a window of Polynucleobacter sp. VK25 genomic DNA:
- a CDS encoding biopolymer transporter ExbD — protein sequence MSFHIQDEQSDDSIMSEINMTPMVDVMLVLLIIFIITLPVIQQAVKVELPKANSVRNEVKPESVQLSIDANGQIFWNSTAIDLKTFDGYAEKAAQKDPQPEINLRADKSVKYEYVAQVLAASRRAGLTKLGFVTEPN from the coding sequence ATGTCCTTTCATATTCAAGACGAACAAAGCGACGATAGCATCATGTCGGAAATCAATATGACGCCAATGGTGGACGTCATGTTGGTGCTGTTGATTATTTTCATCATCACGCTGCCAGTCATCCAGCAAGCCGTGAAAGTGGAATTACCCAAAGCCAATAGCGTCCGCAATGAAGTCAAACCTGAATCAGTTCAACTATCGATTGATGCTAATGGTCAAATTTTCTGGAATAGCACGGCGATTGATTTAAAAACTTTCGACGGCTATGCAGAAAAAGCTGCTCAGAAAGATCCACAACCAGAAATTAATCTGCGCGCCGATAAGTCCGTTAAGTATGAGTATGTTGCGCAAGTGCTGGCAGCCTCACGTCGTGCGGGCTTAACCAAGTTGGGATTTGTCACAGAACCTAACTAA
- a CDS encoding penicillin acylase family protein, whose product MPMNSPAKSSGVSKLLRSVFWLVGLFIVIVLAVGLAYLYFAQSNISGKRTIKSLGDSVAISFDEVDIPHIKAKSQADAYFALGYLHASERSWQMEMNRRIASGRLSEILGSDTVKIDRFVRTLGVKRAAERQFDRYPVSAKRLLQAYADGVNAGNAQLGWALPVEYFLTGSKPGHWSPTDSVAWMLMMAYDLGGNWQKELQRLELSQYLTTKQIWEVVPPYESSEPVSNMDFSKLYRELKVFHPTPGPTGAKPQNLPATELSRWDHQWDQMGGKEGIGSNNWALSGKLSASGKPLLANDPHLGLSAPAIWYFAHLEAPGLNVIGSTLPGIPAVVLGRTDKFAWSFTNTGPDVQDLYIEQIDPKNPGMYRGPDGPLPFKVHQEIIDVKGAPSLTFLVKETRHGPVISESYARAKRTIDTDRFALALRWTALDIENQSVVGLLDMNRATDLDQFKQALRKNYAPMQNVVMADTEGNIAYQAAGVAPKRILHQGLYGVAPALGWERQYDWNGYVPFEQLPASNNPEQGWIATANQRIIAVNDPNPLTADWELPTRYDRIVDLIKSKNIHSVDDMKTMQGDTLSLGATPLLELFKSSQGSHPLSAKAMEVGKTFDGNMKVDSAAALLFNVWADQLTRNLFSRLSYMFSENYGSRSYRAPLMNQVKNPNSPWCDDPKTEQVESCQESSNKALDKALEYLSKEYGDDPKSWTWGKAHIAISEHRPFSKVPVLGSLFNIKTPFPGDGYSINVGRLELAQSKNPYETLQAPSLRAVYDLSDLEKSLFVYQTGQSGWVQSKLYRNMNALWANNEYLPLKMKSENIQRQLELNNK is encoded by the coding sequence ATGCCTATGAATTCACCGGCAAAATCATCTGGGGTCAGCAAACTTTTGCGATCCGTCTTTTGGCTAGTAGGCCTGTTTATTGTGATCGTTTTAGCAGTTGGTCTTGCTTATTTATATTTTGCGCAATCGAATATCTCTGGTAAGCGCACCATCAAAAGCCTAGGTGATTCGGTTGCCATCAGCTTTGACGAAGTAGACATTCCCCATATCAAAGCCAAAAGTCAGGCAGATGCCTACTTTGCCTTGGGTTACCTGCATGCGAGCGAACGTTCTTGGCAAATGGAAATGAATCGTCGCATTGCTAGTGGGCGTCTCTCCGAAATCCTCGGAAGCGATACGGTAAAAATTGATCGCTTTGTGCGCACACTAGGCGTCAAGAGAGCAGCGGAACGACAGTTTGATCGTTACCCTGTCTCCGCAAAAAGACTGCTGCAAGCCTATGCTGATGGCGTCAATGCTGGCAATGCGCAATTAGGGTGGGCTTTGCCAGTGGAGTATTTCTTGACTGGATCAAAACCAGGGCATTGGTCTCCAACGGATAGCGTCGCCTGGATGTTGATGATGGCATACGACCTTGGTGGCAATTGGCAGAAAGAATTGCAAAGACTGGAACTCTCCCAATATCTGACAACTAAACAAATTTGGGAAGTTGTTCCCCCTTATGAATCTAGTGAGCCAGTCAGCAATATGGATTTTTCCAAGCTCTATCGCGAACTCAAAGTCTTTCACCCCACTCCTGGCCCGACGGGAGCCAAACCCCAGAACCTACCGGCAACTGAACTAAGTCGCTGGGATCATCAGTGGGATCAAATGGGCGGCAAAGAGGGTATTGGCTCGAATAACTGGGCTCTGAGTGGAAAGCTCAGTGCTTCAGGCAAGCCATTGCTAGCCAATGATCCCCACTTAGGATTATCTGCCCCTGCTATTTGGTACTTTGCTCACCTTGAGGCGCCTGGCTTAAATGTGATTGGCAGCACCCTTCCAGGCATTCCGGCAGTTGTATTGGGTAGAACCGATAAGTTTGCATGGAGCTTTACGAATACCGGACCCGATGTTCAAGATTTATACATTGAACAAATTGATCCCAAGAATCCAGGTATGTATCGAGGACCAGATGGCCCACTCCCATTCAAAGTGCATCAAGAGATTATTGATGTCAAAGGCGCTCCATCTCTGACTTTCTTAGTAAAAGAAACTCGGCATGGCCCGGTCATATCGGAGTCGTATGCTCGCGCCAAACGCACGATTGATACAGATCGCTTTGCATTAGCACTACGTTGGACCGCACTTGATATCGAAAATCAATCCGTTGTTGGATTGCTGGACATGAATCGCGCCACTGACCTTGATCAATTTAAGCAAGCGCTGCGAAAAAATTATGCGCCAATGCAAAACGTAGTGATGGCTGATACAGAAGGGAATATTGCTTATCAGGCAGCTGGTGTAGCACCCAAACGAATTTTGCACCAAGGCTTATATGGTGTGGCACCAGCACTAGGCTGGGAGCGCCAATACGACTGGAATGGCTACGTGCCTTTTGAGCAACTCCCCGCCAGCAATAATCCTGAGCAAGGGTGGATAGCAACAGCTAATCAAAGAATTATTGCTGTTAATGATCCCAACCCTCTGACGGCTGATTGGGAATTACCAACGCGCTATGACCGCATCGTCGATCTCATTAAATCTAAGAATATTCACTCTGTGGATGATATGAAAACCATGCAAGGCGACACACTATCACTTGGAGCTACGCCGTTATTAGAGTTATTTAAATCCAGTCAAGGCTCTCACCCATTAAGCGCTAAAGCAATGGAGGTTGGCAAAACCTTTGACGGCAATATGAAAGTAGATAGCGCAGCAGCACTTCTCTTTAACGTATGGGCTGACCAATTAACACGTAACCTCTTCTCTAGATTAAGTTATATGTTTAGCGAAAATTATGGGTCGCGCAGCTACCGTGCACCACTCATGAATCAAGTCAAAAATCCTAATAGCCCGTGGTGTGATGACCCCAAGACAGAGCAAGTTGAATCTTGTCAGGAGTCATCTAATAAAGCACTTGATAAAGCCTTGGAATATTTAAGCAAGGAATATGGTGACGATCCTAAATCGTGGACCTGGGGCAAAGCCCATATCGCCATCTCAGAACATCGGCCCTTTAGCAAGGTTCCTGTACTGGGAAGCTTGTTCAATATCAAAACCCCCTTCCCTGGTGACGGCTACTCCATCAACGTTGGCAGGTTAGAGTTGGCACAATCTAAAAATCCTTATGAAACGCTACAAGCACCTAGCTTAAGGGCGGTCTACGATTTGTCGGATCTTGAGAAATCACTTTTTGTATATCAAACTGGTCAATCTGGATGGGTGCAAAGCAAGCTGTATCGCAATATGAACGCCTTATGGGCCAATAATGAATATCTGCCCTTGAAGATGAAGTCGGAAAATATTCAGCGCCAACTTGAATTAAACAATAAGTAA
- a CDS encoding MotA/TolQ/ExbB proton channel family protein, with protein sequence MNTPFGIANLWLEGDAITRFVAIALLTCSIVTWVILLTRLWDLRNLRKLKPELEQFWRATSFEQGMQVFSNHAANPYYQIAKSATKASAHHQSQSTNHRELLQTLNYSEWMARSLKNSVDSVAAGLQKGLTFLGSTGAIAPFIGLFGTVWGIYHALISISSSGSAQIDQVAGPIGEALIMTALGLAVAIPAVLAFNAINRANKLFVADLNRFGNDLLAYFVTGARVSSGE encoded by the coding sequence ATGAACACACCATTTGGCATAGCAAATCTTTGGCTTGAGGGTGATGCAATTACCCGCTTCGTGGCAATTGCCCTACTCACTTGCTCTATCGTGACTTGGGTAATCCTATTAACCCGTCTATGGGATTTGCGTAATCTACGCAAACTGAAACCAGAGCTCGAGCAATTCTGGCGTGCCACTTCATTTGAACAAGGCATGCAAGTCTTTAGTAATCATGCTGCCAATCCGTATTATCAAATTGCTAAGTCAGCAACTAAGGCATCGGCACACCACCAAAGCCAATCCACTAATCACCGCGAATTACTGCAAACACTCAACTATTCTGAGTGGATGGCTAGAAGCCTCAAAAATAGCGTTGATAGCGTAGCAGCAGGTTTACAGAAGGGCCTAACCTTCTTAGGTTCTACTGGCGCGATTGCTCCGTTCATTGGCTTGTTTGGAACCGTCTGGGGTATCTATCATGCTTTGATCTCTATCAGCAGCTCTGGCAGCGCACAGATCGATCAAGTTGCCGGCCCTATTGGTGAAGCGCTGATCATGACTGCCCTTGGATTGGCCGTAGCCATTCCTGCGGTTCTTGCCTTTAACGCTATCAATCGCGCCAATAAATTATTTGTTGCTGACCTCAATCGTTTTGGCAATGATCTATTGGCCTATTTCGTTACTGGTGCTCGCGTTAGCTCCGGGGAATAA
- the soxA gene encoding sulfur oxidation c-type cytochrome SoxA: MSIGVAHSASPTQQSSYELMSAENKGMQDDPLLNPAVFWVGDGESLWEQKMGAQNKSCNTCHGDAKKTMRGVATQFPKVIKGKLQTLEGQINQCRVGAQSSPPLSYESKDLLALSAFIAFQSKGMPIAVSENAINARFMKKGRQTFNERMGQLNLSCAQCHEDRAGLKLGGSLIPQGHPNAYPIYRLEWQTLGSLQRRLRNCMSGVRAQQFEYGSPEMAQLELFLMWRARGMPLESPGVRP; the protein is encoded by the coding sequence ATGAGCATCGGGGTGGCACATTCAGCTTCGCCAACACAGCAATCCAGTTATGAATTGATGTCTGCTGAAAATAAGGGGATGCAAGATGATCCCTTATTAAATCCTGCTGTGTTTTGGGTGGGCGATGGAGAGTCCTTGTGGGAGCAGAAAATGGGGGCACAAAATAAATCCTGCAACACATGTCATGGCGATGCCAAAAAAACAATGCGTGGCGTAGCGACTCAATTTCCAAAGGTAATCAAAGGTAAGTTACAGACCCTGGAGGGGCAAATCAATCAATGCCGAGTAGGTGCGCAATCATCGCCGCCATTAAGCTACGAGAGTAAAGATCTCTTGGCATTAAGCGCTTTTATTGCTTTTCAATCCAAAGGAATGCCGATAGCTGTTAGTGAAAATGCTATTAATGCAAGGTTCATGAAAAAAGGTCGGCAGACATTTAATGAGCGCATGGGCCAGCTCAATTTATCTTGTGCGCAATGTCATGAAGATAGGGCGGGCTTAAAGCTTGGAGGTAGCCTCATTCCACAAGGGCATCCGAATGCTTATCCTATCTATCGCTTGGAGTGGCAGACTCTGGGTTCATTGCAACGAAGACTGCGTAACTGTATGAGCGGTGTGAGAGCGCAACAGTTTGAGTATGGCTCACCAGAAATGGCCCAGCTAGAGTTGTTTTTGATGTGGCGTGCTAGAGGCATGCCCCTAGAGTCTCCGGGGGTCAGACCTTAA
- a CDS encoding thiosulfate oxidation carrier complex protein SoxZ has protein sequence MSKTSRTSITMPATAKKDSIIEIRAIAQHDMESGFRYTEGGKLIPREIIRTFTCTYNNVEIFKADFYSGVGANPLIIFTTIAVESGTLEFKWVGDDGYEAINQARITVS, from the coding sequence ATGAGTAAGACATCCCGGACCTCCATCACTATGCCGGCAACGGCAAAAAAAGATTCCATTATTGAGATTCGTGCGATTGCGCAGCATGATATGGAGTCGGGCTTTCGCTATACCGAGGGCGGCAAACTCATTCCTCGAGAAATTATTCGCACCTTTACCTGTACCTATAACAATGTAGAAATCTTTAAAGCAGATTTCTATTCTGGTGTTGGCGCAAACCCCTTAATCATCTTTACTACCATTGCTGTAGAGTCCGGTACCTTAGAATTTAAGTGGGTCGGAGACGATGGATATGAGGCTATCAACCAGGCACGCATTACTGTTTCGTGA
- the purU gene encoding formyltetrahydrofolate deformylase, which yields MATENYYLTLTCPNKPGIVAAVSTYIFELGGDIEEAQQFDDKASKRFFMRVSFSCPANVDSLRAGFVEIAKRFELTWDLRAVKDLKRVLIMASKLDHCLVDLLYRWRIGELPMIICGIVSNHPRDVYASIDFADIPFYHLPVTPDTKPAQEAKLLEIVAESKVDMVILARYMQILSDDLSTKLSGRCINVHHSFLPSFKGAKPYHQAHARGIKLIGATAHFVTSDLDEGPIIEQDVTRVTHGDTPEDLVRKGRDLERTVLSRALRYYLHDRVLINGATSVVFSD from the coding sequence ATGGCAACAGAAAATTACTACCTCACCCTTACCTGCCCCAATAAACCTGGCATCGTTGCTGCGGTTTCCACCTATATATTTGAGCTAGGCGGCGACATCGAAGAGGCTCAACAGTTTGATGACAAAGCGTCAAAGCGCTTTTTTATGCGCGTTAGCTTTAGCTGCCCTGCGAACGTAGATTCTTTAAGAGCCGGCTTTGTGGAGATTGCTAAGCGCTTTGAGCTAACTTGGGATTTACGTGCAGTCAAGGATCTCAAGCGCGTACTCATTATGGCCTCAAAGTTAGATCATTGTTTAGTTGATCTGCTTTATCGTTGGCGCATTGGTGAATTGCCTATGATTATTTGTGGCATTGTCTCGAACCACCCGCGTGATGTTTATGCCAGCATTGATTTTGCTGATATCCCCTTCTATCATTTACCAGTTACTCCTGATACCAAACCAGCGCAAGAAGCAAAACTCTTGGAAATCGTTGCAGAGTCTAAAGTGGATATGGTCATCCTGGCGCGCTATATGCAAATCTTGTCAGATGACTTATCCACTAAGCTCTCGGGTCGTTGCATTAACGTTCACCATTCATTCTTGCCAAGCTTTAAAGGTGCCAAGCCTTACCATCAAGCCCATGCTCGAGGTATCAAGCTGATTGGTGCTACTGCCCATTTTGTTACCAGTGATTTGGATGAAGGTCCGATTATTGAGCAAGACGTTACTCGCGTTACCCATGGCGACACTCCAGAAGACTTAGTGCGCAAGGGTCGCGACCTAGAACGCACCGTTCTCTCAAGGGCATTGCGCTACTACCTACATGATCGCGTTCTTATCAATGGTGCAACTTCGGTAGTCTTCTCCGACTAA
- a CDS encoding surface-adhesin E family protein, whose translation MKKISSLLLLSAALTCSANAFAEWQEVGKTETFTLYADTATIQRQGDKAQIISMLDFRKPGQNPKTKEVANSLIGLNEFDCSAIKYRPIEFKVFAGNMGKGKVVEEQKTPDSAFETIESGSWPAGVFNVACRSK comes from the coding sequence ATGAAAAAAATTTCTTCTCTTCTCCTTTTAAGCGCCGCTTTAACTTGCTCAGCCAATGCATTTGCTGAATGGCAAGAAGTAGGTAAAACAGAAACTTTTACACTCTACGCGGATACGGCTACGATTCAAAGACAAGGTGATAAAGCACAAATTATTTCCATGTTAGATTTTAGAAAGCCTGGACAAAATCCAAAAACTAAAGAAGTTGCAAACTCGCTTATTGGTCTAAATGAATTTGATTGCAGCGCCATCAAATATCGACCAATCGAATTTAAAGTATTTGCTGGAAATATGGGCAAAGGCAAAGTTGTAGAAGAACAAAAAACTCCAGATAGTGCTTTCGAAACCATTGAGAGTGGCTCATGGCCAGCCGGGGTCTTTAACGTTGCTTGTCGCTCTAAATAA
- a CDS encoding SoxY-related AACIE arm protein, producing the protein MKKTIHNHRRHWLKQVRGLGLLALGFCVNPMSAFAKKEDADEAIKKITGGAAIREGKVTLTIPPLVENGNLVVLKVSVDSPMTASDYVKTIHVVAEGNPLPNIFTVYLSPRSGTANITTRVRLADSQKVWAIAQMSNGSYWQGSADTLVTLSACTEMV; encoded by the coding sequence ATGAAGAAAACTATTCATAATCATCGTCGCCATTGGCTCAAGCAAGTTCGGGGTCTGGGGTTGTTGGCCCTGGGTTTTTGTGTAAACCCAATGTCAGCCTTTGCTAAAAAAGAAGATGCTGATGAGGCGATTAAAAAAATCACCGGTGGTGCTGCTATACGTGAAGGTAAGGTGACTTTAACCATACCGCCGCTGGTAGAGAACGGTAACTTAGTTGTATTAAAGGTCAGTGTAGATAGCCCTATGACAGCCAGTGATTACGTCAAGACTATTCATGTCGTCGCCGAAGGAAATCCTTTGCCTAACATTTTTACTGTTTATCTCAGCCCAAGATCTGGTACTGCCAACATTACAACGCGCGTTCGTTTGGCTGATAGCCAAAAAGTCTGGGCTATTGCGCAGATGAGTAATGGAAGTTATTGGCAGGGTTCTGCTGATACCTTGGTAACTCTTTCAGCATGTACGGAGATGGTATGA
- a CDS encoding energy transducer TonB, with protein sequence MSSFLNKLDAFLPFNKTERIIIGIVVLLHALPALEFIHLSKRPPQMDDARVMANLVSPEASKTQQPPAATPPKPKEEKKAVKEKAKENPSDKPSPTQTQQAPQQNQAQSKSEAQSQSQAPNAAVAPATSGGASGTPIQTDIGKLVVVYQPDADAYYPSFSKRSGEQGAVVVRLIIDETGNVEDVAMLQSSTFPRLDRAATDIGKRYRFKPFVVNGSPQRISTNLLIKFNLKN encoded by the coding sequence ATGAGCTCTTTTCTCAATAAACTAGATGCCTTTCTGCCGTTCAATAAAACAGAACGCATCATCATTGGCATCGTAGTGCTCCTGCATGCCCTGCCTGCTTTAGAGTTTATCCACCTAAGTAAGCGCCCTCCTCAAATGGATGATGCGCGCGTCATGGCAAATCTCGTTAGTCCTGAGGCATCTAAGACGCAACAGCCACCTGCTGCTACTCCACCAAAACCAAAGGAAGAGAAAAAAGCAGTCAAGGAAAAAGCAAAAGAGAATCCTTCCGATAAGCCAAGCCCAACCCAGACACAGCAGGCACCACAGCAAAACCAAGCGCAAAGCAAATCTGAAGCGCAGTCACAGTCTCAAGCGCCAAATGCGGCGGTTGCCCCTGCTACCAGTGGGGGTGCCAGTGGCACACCGATTCAGACTGACATTGGTAAACTGGTCGTGGTTTACCAGCCAGATGCAGATGCTTACTACCCTTCCTTTTCTAAGCGTTCTGGAGAACAAGGGGCAGTTGTAGTGCGCTTAATTATTGATGAAACTGGTAATGTAGAAGATGTGGCAATGCTGCAGTCAAGCACTTTTCCCCGACTTGATCGCGCCGCCACTGACATCGGTAAACGTTATCGCTTTAAACCCTTTGTAGTAAACGGTTCACCCCAAAGAATTTCCACCAATCTTTTAATTAAATTTAACCTCAAGAACTAA
- a CDS encoding xanthine dehydrogenase family protein molybdopterin-binding subunit, translating into MTTNTNTSRRHFVIGSSAIATGLAIGFDFSFMSAAHAAMGTGTTAMTPLASPEIGIWVVVKPNDDVVVRIVRSEMGQGTITGLAQMVAEELQCDWKKVSYDYPSPAENLKRKLAWGSYSTGGSRGIRTSEQYVRKGGAAARMMLIQAAANQWNVPAAECVAKDSVITHTPSGKKTTFGKVSVAASQLEVPKEVPLKDPKEWQLIGKPVNRIDGVADKVTGKQVYAIDLKMPGMLVANIKESPVFGGKVKSYDATKAQSMKGVKKVVQVGDSAVAVVADTFWQAKTALDQVNIVWDNGANGNVSSASIKKMLEEGLNADDAFVHNKHGDSNSGIASASKTLEATYFYPFLNHATLEPQTATAKWTTDSCEAWVPTQDGEASLAAVIAASGLPAEKCNVYKVNLGGGFGRRGAFQDYTTQAVNIAKQMPGTPIKLIWTREEDMTQGRYHPVMMCKLTAGIDSKKNITGINMRLSGQSILAAVRPAVVAANKGKDPLAFQGLDDSGEHGFTYSFPNITIDHAMRNTHVPPGFWRGVNVNQNAVFIETFMDEMAEATGVDAVEFRRKHMGNHPRAIAVLNAVADGIGWTKPAAPGVFRGVAQMRSFGSYVAAACELSVTNGNEVKIHRFVAATDPGYVVNPAQVARQVSGSFVYGLSALFEEEITIEKGAVVQKNFDTFNSIRLYQMPKVETIIIQGGGKEWGGVGEPTIAVAAPAVLNAIYRATGKRLRTVPLKNSGIKLV; encoded by the coding sequence ATGACTACAAATACAAATACTTCCCGCCGCCACTTCGTTATTGGCTCTAGTGCAATTGCTACGGGTTTGGCGATTGGCTTTGACTTCTCTTTTATGTCCGCGGCTCATGCAGCTATGGGTACAGGCACGACAGCAATGACGCCATTGGCCAGCCCAGAAATTGGAATCTGGGTTGTGGTGAAACCAAATGATGATGTTGTTGTGCGTATCGTTCGCTCGGAAATGGGTCAGGGCACCATTACTGGCCTAGCTCAGATGGTTGCTGAAGAATTGCAATGTGATTGGAAAAAAGTCTCTTATGACTATCCATCACCTGCCGAGAATCTTAAGCGCAAGCTAGCATGGGGTAGTTACTCCACTGGTGGTAGCCGTGGCATTCGTACTTCAGAGCAGTATGTTCGCAAAGGTGGCGCTGCTGCACGCATGATGTTGATCCAGGCTGCAGCCAATCAATGGAATGTCCCTGCTGCAGAGTGCGTAGCAAAAGATAGTGTCATCACGCACACTCCATCAGGCAAGAAAACAACCTTCGGTAAGGTTTCTGTTGCCGCATCTCAGTTAGAAGTGCCAAAAGAAGTGCCATTGAAAGATCCTAAAGAGTGGCAGTTGATTGGTAAGCCTGTAAACCGTATTGATGGCGTTGCCGACAAGGTCACTGGTAAGCAGGTCTATGCCATTGACTTAAAGATGCCAGGTATGTTGGTAGCTAATATTAAAGAGTCTCCAGTATTTGGTGGCAAAGTAAAAAGCTACGACGCGACTAAAGCGCAATCTATGAAGGGCGTCAAGAAAGTAGTTCAAGTTGGCGACTCAGCAGTAGCGGTCGTTGCAGATACGTTCTGGCAAGCTAAAACCGCTTTAGATCAAGTGAACATTGTTTGGGATAACGGCGCTAATGGCAATGTCTCTAGCGCTTCCATTAAGAAGATGTTGGAAGAGGGCTTAAATGCTGATGATGCTTTTGTGCATAACAAGCATGGCGACAGTAATTCTGGTATCGCAAGTGCATCTAAAACTTTAGAAGCCACTTACTTCTACCCATTTTTAAATCATGCAACCCTAGAGCCACAGACAGCCACAGCTAAGTGGACTACTGACTCCTGCGAAGCATGGGTACCAACTCAGGACGGTGAAGCCTCCTTAGCTGCTGTGATTGCTGCTTCTGGACTTCCTGCAGAGAAATGCAATGTGTATAAGGTAAACCTTGGCGGCGGTTTTGGTCGTCGTGGCGCCTTCCAGGACTACACCACGCAAGCGGTGAATATTGCCAAGCAAATGCCAGGCACTCCAATCAAGTTGATTTGGACACGCGAAGAGGATATGACTCAAGGGCGCTACCATCCTGTCATGATGTGTAAGTTGACTGCTGGTATTGATAGCAAGAAGAACATCACTGGCATTAATATGCGTTTGTCAGGCCAATCTATTTTGGCGGCAGTACGCCCTGCTGTAGTTGCGGCAAATAAAGGTAAAGATCCACTGGCTTTCCAAGGTCTTGATGATAGCGGTGAGCATGGCTTTACCTATAGTTTCCCTAACATTACTATTGATCACGCGATGCGTAACACTCATGTGCCACCAGGATTTTGGCGTGGCGTGAACGTGAATCAAAACGCAGTCTTCATCGAAACCTTTATGGATGAGATGGCTGAGGCAACAGGGGTAGATGCTGTGGAATTCCGTCGTAAGCATATGGGAAATCATCCACGCGCAATTGCTGTTCTCAATGCTGTAGCCGATGGCATTGGCTGGACTAAACCTGCAGCCCCTGGTGTATTCCGTGGTGTAGCGCAAATGCGTTCATTCGGTAGTTATGTAGCTGCAGCCTGCGAGCTTTCAGTGACTAACGGTAATGAAGTGAAGATTCATCGCTTTGTTGCTGCAACTGACCCAGGCTATGTAGTCAATCCTGCACAAGTTGCCCGTCAGGTATCTGGTTCATTTGTCTACGGCTTGTCAGCTTTATTCGAAGAAGAAATTACTATCGAAAAGGGTGCTGTTGTACAAAAGAACTTTGATACCTTTAACTCGATTCGCCTCTATCAGATGCCTAAAGTTGAAACCATCATTATTCAAGGTGGTGGCAAAGAATGGGGTGGTGTCGGCGAGCCAACGATTGCGGTAGCGGCACCAGCTGTTTTGAATGCTATTTACCGCGCAACGGGCAAGCGCTTGCGCACTGTGCCATTGAAAAATAGTGGCATCAAGTTGGTTTAA
- the soxX gene encoding sulfur oxidation c-type cytochrome SoxX produces MKKRIALAFLLLGILDFSTAHAQVVKRDSIFESLSTEPGNPVRGRAIVASRQTGLCLLCHSGPFPEERFQGNLAPELKASVARLNAPQLRARIVNAAHFNPQTIMPAYYQTSHLNRVAPKFVGQTILNGQEIEDVVSFLMTLNNPN; encoded by the coding sequence ATGAAAAAGAGGATTGCACTAGCATTTTTATTGCTAGGCATCCTCGATTTCAGTACTGCTCATGCTCAAGTGGTTAAAAGGGATTCGATTTTCGAATCCCTTTCTACTGAACCTGGTAATCCAGTGCGTGGCAGGGCAATTGTGGCTAGTCGTCAAACGGGTTTATGTTTGTTGTGCCATAGTGGTCCATTTCCTGAGGAGCGTTTTCAGGGAAACTTGGCGCCAGAGCTTAAAGCGAGTGTTGCACGTTTAAATGCACCTCAATTAAGAGCTCGTATTGTCAATGCTGCGCACTTTAATCCCCAGACCATCATGCCCGCCTATTATCAAACGAGTCATCTGAATCGCGTAGCGCCTAAATTCGTTGGGCAAACCATATTAAATGGCCAAGAAATTGAAGATGTCGTTTCTTTCCTAATGACTTTAAATAATCCTAATTAA
- a CDS encoding (2Fe-2S)-binding protein has translation MADLNVNGKKYKVDVDPDTPLLWVIREQIGLTGTKYGCGVGQCGACTVLFEGQAIRSCSIPVAAAEGKKIETIESLEKNGQLSKVQKAWVDNQVPQCGYCQSGMVMATTALLRNTPKPTDAQIDAAVTNICRCGTFQQVREAIHAVSKA, from the coding sequence ATGGCTGATTTGAATGTCAATGGCAAAAAGTACAAGGTGGATGTTGATCCAGATACCCCATTGCTTTGGGTGATTCGTGAACAAATCGGTTTGACCGGTACTAAATATGGCTGTGGCGTAGGTCAATGTGGTGCCTGCACCGTTTTATTTGAAGGTCAAGCTATTCGTAGCTGCTCTATTCCTGTTGCTGCAGCAGAAGGCAAAAAGATCGAGACCATTGAAAGCTTGGAAAAGAATGGCCAGCTTTCTAAAGTTCAAAAAGCTTGGGTTGACAACCAAGTGCCGCAGTGTGGCTACTGTCAATCTGGCATGGTGATGGCAACTACCGCTTTATTGCGCAACACACCAAAGCCAACGGATGCCCAAATTGATGCAGCCGTTACCAATATTTGCCGTTGCGGCACCTTCCAGCAAGTGCGCGAAGCGATTCACGCGGTTAGCAAGGCTTAA